One genomic window of Desulfuromonas sp. AOP6 includes the following:
- a CDS encoding TIGR02530 family flagellar biosynthesis protein — protein MSDKVFLYPRPILPPTAPATRSPEKAGGHLKGPSFDQVLQQQLEPASGLRFSKHALSRMESRGIQLSPEAMNRLEEAVKTVDAKGSRDSLVLLDQTAMVVSVKNSTVVTVVDRDSLKGNVFTNIDSAIIA, from the coding sequence ATGAGCGACAAGGTCTTTCTCTATCCCCGACCAATTCTCCCCCCAACGGCTCCGGCAACGCGATCGCCGGAAAAGGCAGGTGGACACCTTAAAGGACCTTCTTTTGATCAGGTTCTGCAGCAACAACTGGAACCCGCCTCAGGTCTGCGTTTTTCCAAACATGCGCTGAGCCGCATGGAAAGTCGAGGCATCCAGCTTAGCCCGGAAGCCATGAACCGTCTGGAAGAGGCGGTCAAAACGGTGGACGCCAAAGGCAGCCGCGATTCCCTGGTGCTGCTCGACCAGACAGCCATGGTCGTCAGCGTCAAGAACAGCACCGTAGTGACGGTGGTCGACAGGGACAGTCTTAAAGGAAACGTCTTTACCAACATTGACAGCGCGATTATCGCTTAA
- a CDS encoding flagellar hook protein FlgE, with product MGISSSLYAGISGLNANGNAMSVIGNNLANTNTVGFKSGRTVFADMLSSSISGSGGVSQVGRGVSLSTVDNIFSQGTFETTESNTDLALEGEGFFVVSAPGSDENLYTRAGAFGFDKQGYLINPEGYRVQGNPYDVDGATLLSTLEDIRVDGTSTVPAQATSEITLSNNLDSNSTIIGAFDLTDPQGTSNYSSSIQAYDTLGNTHLLTTYFTKTADNNWSWNTVALSNEVTAPATTPLVSVGSGTFTFDTNGALTAPAVGTLTLPAWIGGSAPGLPVDINFNATQYASDSVTVGQEQDGYSAGDLVKVAIESTGDVVASYTNGERVSVARIGLARFANLGGLFKEGGNLYSATTASGLPSDASASTKIFTNSLEQSNVDMGLEFVKMITTQRGFQANSKIITTTDEMLAELINLKR from the coding sequence ATGGGTATTTCAAGCTCTCTCTACGCAGGCATCAGCGGTCTTAACGCCAATGGCAATGCCATGAGCGTCATCGGCAACAATCTGGCCAACACCAATACGGTTGGTTTCAAATCGGGCCGCACGGTCTTCGCCGACATGCTCTCCAGCTCTATCTCCGGTTCCGGCGGCGTCTCCCAGGTAGGCCGCGGCGTCTCCCTGTCGACGGTGGACAACATCTTCTCCCAGGGCACCTTCGAAACCACCGAATCCAATACCGATCTGGCCCTGGAAGGAGAAGGTTTCTTCGTAGTCTCGGCCCCCGGCTCCGATGAAAATCTTTACACTCGTGCTGGTGCCTTTGGCTTTGATAAGCAGGGTTATCTGATCAATCCCGAGGGCTATCGCGTGCAGGGCAATCCCTATGACGTGGATGGCGCCACTCTGCTCTCCACCTTGGAAGACATTCGTGTCGATGGCACCTCCACGGTGCCGGCGCAGGCGACTTCCGAGATCACCCTGAGCAATAACCTCGACTCCAATTCAACCATTATCGGTGCGTTCGATCTGACCGACCCGCAGGGGACGTCCAACTATTCCAGTTCGATCCAGGCCTACGACACCCTGGGCAACACCCACCTGCTGACGACCTATTTCACCAAAACCGCCGATAACAACTGGAGCTGGAATACCGTGGCTCTCTCGAACGAGGTAACAGCCCCGGCCACGACACCGTTGGTCTCCGTCGGCTCCGGCACTTTTACCTTCGATACGAACGGTGCCCTGACGGCACCAGCCGTCGGCACCCTGACGCTGCCGGCCTGGATCGGAGGATCGGCACCGGGTCTGCCCGTGGACATCAACTTCAATGCCACGCAGTATGCCAGCGATTCGGTGACCGTGGGACAGGAACAGGATGGCTATTCGGCCGGCGACCTGGTCAAGGTGGCCATCGAATCTACCGGTGACGTGGTGGCGAGCTACACCAACGGTGAGCGTGTCTCCGTGGCCCGCATCGGCCTGGCCCGTTTCGCCAATCTCGGCGGCCTGTTCAAGGAAGGGGGCAACCTCTACTCGGCCACGACCGCTTCCGGCCTGCCCAGCGATGCCTCGGCCAGCACCAAGATCTTCACCAACTCTCTCGAGCAGTCCAATGTCGACATGGGACTTGAGTTCGTCAAGATGATCACCACCCAGCGGGGTTTCCAGGCGAATTCCAAGATCATCACCACGACGGACGAGATGCTGGCCGAGCTGATCAATCTCAAGCGATAG
- a CDS encoding MotA/TolQ/ExbB proton channel family protein encodes MDLSTILGIMAAFALMISAIMMGGSIFLFINIPSIVIVMGGTIGATLVHYPFKNVFRAFAVLKKAFFHKNESPNEIIARLITLATKARKEGILSLQMAMNDIEDAFFLKGLQMAVDGQEPETLKEMLDREIEYIQERHEDGADIFLAMGTYAPAMGMIGTLIGLVQMLQTMDDPSTIGPAMAVALLTTFYGAVIANVICIPVAGKLKNRSQSEVLLKTLIAEGMKSILVGENPRIMEQKLHAFVAPQLRESNFNKK; translated from the coding sequence ATGGATCTGTCAACCATTCTCGGAATTATGGCGGCTTTTGCCCTGATGATCTCGGCGATCATGATGGGTGGCTCTATCTTTCTGTTCATCAACATTCCGTCGATCGTTATTGTGATGGGTGGCACTATCGGCGCCACCCTGGTGCATTATCCCTTCAAGAATGTTTTCCGGGCCTTTGCTGTTCTTAAGAAAGCTTTTTTTCACAAGAACGAGTCGCCCAACGAGATCATCGCCCGTCTGATCACCCTGGCCACCAAGGCTCGTAAAGAGGGTATTCTGTCGTTGCAGATGGCCATGAACGACATCGAAGACGCTTTCTTTCTCAAGGGATTGCAGATGGCCGTTGACGGGCAGGAGCCAGAGACGCTCAAGGAGATGCTCGACCGCGAGATCGAATATATCCAGGAGCGCCACGAAGACGGTGCCGACATTTTTCTGGCCATGGGCACCTACGCCCCGGCCATGGGGATGATCGGGACGCTCATCGGCCTGGTGCAGATGCTGCAGACCATGGACGATCCTTCCACCATCGGGCCGGCGATGGCCGTGGCCCTTTTGACCACCTTTTACGGCGCGGTTATCGCCAATGTCATCTGCATTCCCGTGGCCGGTAAGCTCAAGAACCGTTCCCAGTCGGAAGTGCTTCTGAAAACCCTGATAGCCGAAGGGATGAAGTCGATTCTGGTCGGCGAAAATCCCCGCATCATGGAGCAGAAGCTGCACGCTTTCGTGGCCCCTCAGCTTCGTGAGAGCAACTTCAACAAGAAGTAG
- a CDS encoding flagellar motor protein MotB — translation MAKKPKKKPEGAPAWMVTYSDLVTLLLTFFVLLLSMASMDRIKFSAASNSLKGAFGIMGGKQQTEIAPPAIIDFSPIDDDLFQRVYKRILEQLNRLRLDKTITLVKDRGAIVLRVNEAILFDVGQTEVKPEAYPVLRKVADMVRPLPMKLRVEGHTDNVPVATGQRTNWDISVQRAVSVLKFLQQEDLFPLDRMAAVGYGEQKPLAPNDSDENRALNRRVEFVLESMGKHQEKLPYLIDAKDQMPF, via the coding sequence GTGGCGAAGAAGCCGAAAAAAAAGCCGGAAGGAGCCCCCGCCTGGATGGTCACGTACAGTGACCTGGTGACGCTGCTGCTGACCTTCTTTGTGCTGCTGCTGTCCATGGCGAGTATGGACCGCATCAAATTCAGTGCGGCGTCCAACTCCTTGAAAGGGGCTTTCGGCATTATGGGCGGGAAGCAGCAGACGGAGATCGCGCCGCCCGCCATCATCGATTTTTCGCCCATTGACGATGATCTCTTTCAGCGCGTCTATAAAAGGATTCTGGAGCAGCTTAACCGCCTGCGTCTGGACAAAACCATCACCCTGGTGAAGGATCGGGGTGCCATTGTCCTGCGGGTCAACGAGGCTATTCTTTTCGATGTGGGCCAGACGGAGGTCAAGCCCGAGGCCTATCCGGTGCTGCGCAAAGTGGCGGACATGGTGCGTCCCCTGCCCATGAAGCTGCGCGTGGAGGGACACACGGACAATGTGCCGGTCGCTACCGGCCAGCGAACCAACTGGGATATTTCCGTGCAGCGAGCCGTGTCGGTCCTCAAATTCCTGCAGCAGGAAGACCTCTTCCCTCTCGATCGCATGGCGGCCGTGGGCTACGGCGAGCAAAAGCCTCTCGCCCCCAACGATTCGGACGAAAACCGCGCCCTGAATCGGCGTGTCGAATTCGTTCTGGAAAGCATGGGCAAGCACCAGGAAAAGTTGCCCTATCTCATTGATGCCAAGGATCAGATGCCTTTTTAA
- a CDS encoding flagellar basal body-associated FliL family protein yields MAKKDMEQTEQPEGKKSKLPLILAIVGGLILLGGVGVGAYFLGASGKEQAPEDAVIASSTPAQKAPAGKIGPMVDVSGFIINILDRDEIRYLKAAITLEADSEAGALELQERQAQVRDAILLLVGNKTFDELRDLQGKMQLRSELIAQINTMLQQGQVKNIYFTDFVVQ; encoded by the coding sequence ATGGCCAAAAAAGATATGGAACAGACAGAGCAGCCTGAAGGGAAGAAAAGCAAACTGCCCCTGATTCTGGCTATTGTGGGCGGGTTGATCCTGCTCGGCGGTGTCGGGGTTGGTGCCTATTTTCTGGGGGCCAGCGGGAAAGAGCAGGCTCCTGAGGATGCCGTGATCGCATCTTCGACGCCAGCCCAAAAGGCCCCGGCGGGCAAAATCGGTCCCATGGTCGACGTCTCTGGTTTCATTATCAATATCCTCGATCGTGACGAGATCCGCTATCTCAAGGCTGCCATCACTCTTGAGGCGGACAGCGAGGCGGGGGCCCTGGAGCTCCAGGAGCGGCAGGCCCAGGTCCGTGACGCCATCCTGTTGCTCGTCGGCAACAAGACCTTCGATGAACTGCGCGACCTGCAGGGCAAAATGCAGCTGCGCTCCGAGTTGATTGCCCAGATCAACACCATGTTGCAGCAGGGCCAGGTCAAGAATATCTACTTTACCGACTTCGTCGTCCAGTAA
- the fliM gene encoding flagellar motor switch protein FliM — protein MERILTKDEIAELLSAVRDGDLDTELDSEETPQQKRAVSRIDLVGAGGAGRYRINNFDIILDAFTRNYSLSLSSRLQRSVTIKRGKLDYLEFDPFVQQLGDHNAIGVIKLDPLKSAGLFVFDGSLSFSFLEAMLGGSSDVKPMALSRSLTAIEMNVLRGLMLDACGDMQKAFRPLEELTVTLVNIEASSRMVNIVAPDTDVMAAEFDVTVDKTPGKITLMIPFFSLEPFREKLKDGILAITSLRGDDWKSTLQSDLARLKANVTGQFAEISLSVRDILNFQAGDIIDLGCEPNSPIRLLVENKPKFEGMVGARNGKKAVRVTSRIIPEGVHDGKDRE, from the coding sequence GTGGAACGCATCCTGACCAAAGACGAAATTGCCGAACTCCTCTCCGCCGTACGCGACGGGGATCTCGACACCGAGCTCGATTCGGAGGAGACACCGCAGCAGAAGCGGGCTGTCAGCCGGATCGATCTGGTTGGTGCCGGTGGGGCGGGGCGCTATCGCATCAATAATTTCGACATCATTCTCGATGCCTTCACCCGCAATTACAGCCTGTCCCTCTCCAGTCGCCTGCAGCGGTCGGTGACCATCAAGCGGGGCAAGCTCGACTACCTGGAGTTTGATCCCTTTGTGCAGCAGCTTGGCGACCACAACGCCATCGGGGTCATCAAACTTGATCCGCTGAAAAGTGCCGGTCTGTTCGTTTTTGATGGCTCCCTTTCCTTCTCTTTTCTCGAAGCCATGCTCGGCGGTTCTTCCGACGTCAAACCTATGGCGCTGTCCCGTTCACTGACAGCCATCGAGATGAATGTCCTGCGGGGGCTCATGCTAGACGCCTGCGGCGACATGCAGAAGGCTTTTCGGCCACTGGAAGAGCTGACGGTGACCCTGGTCAATATCGAGGCGAGTTCACGCATGGTCAACATCGTGGCCCCCGATACGGATGTCATGGCGGCTGAGTTCGATGTCACCGTCGACAAGACGCCGGGCAAGATTACCCTGATGATTCCCTTCTTTTCGCTGGAGCCTTTCCGCGAGAAGCTCAAGGACGGCATTCTGGCCATTACCTCTCTGCGCGGCGACGATTGGAAGTCTACGCTGCAGAGCGATCTGGCTCGCCTGAAGGCCAATGTCACCGGCCAGTTTGCCGAGATATCCCTGTCGGTGCGGGATATCCTGAATTTTCAGGCCGGAGACATTATTGACCTGGGCTGTGAACCGAACAGCCCCATCCGCCTGCTGGTGGAAAATAAACCGAAATTCGAGGGCATGGTAGGCGCGCGCAACGGGAAAAAAGCCGTCCGCGTCACCAGCCGGATTATCCCAGAGGGAGTGCACGATGGAAAAGACAGAGAATAA
- the fliN gene encoding flagellar motor switch protein FliN, which produces MEKTENKDSKAAAAETADESAASKKELRNLDFLLDVPLQLSVEVGRSKLLIKDLLQVREGSVIELDKLAGEPLDVYVNSRLIARGEAVMVNDKFGLRLTDVVSPAERIEKLG; this is translated from the coding sequence ATGGAAAAGACAGAGAATAAAGACTCCAAAGCCGCCGCCGCAGAGACAGCGGACGAGAGCGCCGCGTCAAAGAAAGAACTGCGCAATCTCGACTTTCTGCTCGATGTCCCTTTGCAGCTTTCCGTCGAGGTAGGGCGGTCCAAGCTGCTCATCAAAGACCTGCTGCAGGTGCGGGAGGGCTCCGTCATCGAACTGGACAAACTGGCCGGGGAACCCCTGGACGTCTATGTCAACTCGCGCCTTATCGCCCGGGGCGAGGCGGTCATGGTCAACGACAAGTTCGGCCTGCGACTGACGGACGTGGTCAGCCCTGCCGAGCGCATCGAGAAGCTGGGCTGA
- a CDS encoding flagellar biosynthetic protein FliO → MLRLLSFPVLWLWPSLALAAESGSLLASSLKMLAALGVVLGLVLLLYAASRKGFGFLPAAKGGAIKIIEMRHLAPRKAICLVEIRGREFLLGVGSERVELLTPLGPKERQHSFEENLRTEIESGQ, encoded by the coding sequence ATGCTGAGGCTTCTTTCTTTTCCCGTTCTGTGGCTCTGGCCTTCCCTGGCACTGGCTGCCGAATCTGGCAGTCTGTTGGCCTCTTCTCTGAAAATGCTGGCGGCTTTGGGCGTCGTCTTGGGGTTGGTGCTGCTGCTCTATGCGGCCAGCCGAAAGGGATTCGGTTTTCTGCCGGCCGCCAAAGGGGGGGCGATTAAGATCATCGAGATGCGTCATCTGGCTCCGCGCAAGGCCATCTGTCTGGTGGAAATTCGCGGCCGGGAGTTCCTGCTCGGTGTCGGCAGTGAACGGGTCGAGCTGCTGACGCCTCTGGGCCCTAAAGAACGGCAGCACTCTTTTGAGGAGAACCTGCGCACCGAAATCGAGAGCGGTCAATGA
- the fliP gene encoding flagellar type III secretion system pore protein FliP (The bacterial flagellar biogenesis protein FliP forms a type III secretion system (T3SS)-type pore required for flagellar assembly.) produces the protein MKTRFLWLLAILLLLPALVQAAPLPTITFGVADAESPQQVSTAMQVLLLLTILSMAPAILLMTTAFTRIVIVLSFVRQAMGTQGMPPNQIIIGLALFLTLFIMAPVYNQVNDTALQPYLAETISQEQALDLALVPVREFMFAHTDEKDLALLMEIAKQPTPETRTDISTLSLIPAFMLSELKRAFQMGFMIFIPFLVIDMVVASVLMSMGMMMLPPIIISLPFKLLLFVLVDGWALVVGSLVQSFY, from the coding sequence ATGAAGACGCGGTTTTTGTGGCTGCTTGCCATCCTGCTTTTGCTGCCGGCCCTGGTGCAGGCCGCACCGCTGCCGACCATCACCTTCGGGGTAGCCGACGCCGAAAGTCCCCAACAGGTTTCCACCGCCATGCAGGTGCTGCTGCTTCTCACCATCCTGTCCATGGCGCCGGCCATCCTGCTCATGACCACGGCCTTCACCCGCATCGTCATCGTGCTGTCCTTTGTGCGTCAGGCCATGGGGACGCAGGGGATGCCGCCCAACCAGATCATCATCGGGCTGGCTCTTTTCCTGACTCTTTTCATCATGGCGCCGGTCTACAACCAGGTCAACGATACAGCCCTGCAGCCCTATCTGGCCGAGACCATCAGCCAGGAGCAGGCTCTTGACCTGGCCCTGGTTCCCGTGCGCGAATTCATGTTCGCCCACACGGACGAAAAGGACCTGGCGCTGCTCATGGAGATCGCCAAGCAGCCGACCCCCGAAACGCGCACCGACATTTCGACCCTGAGCCTGATTCCCGCGTTCATGCTTTCCGAACTCAAGCGGGCCTTCCAGATGGGCTTCATGATCTTCATCCCCTTTCTGGTCATCGACATGGTCGTCGCCTCGGTGCTCATGTCCATGGGGATGATGATGCTGCCGCCGATTATTATTTCACTCCCTTTCAAGCTTCTTCTCTTTGTCCTGGTCGATGGCTGGGCCCTGGTGGTCGGCTCGCTGGTACAGAGTTTCTATTGA
- the fliQ gene encoding flagellar biosynthesis protein FliQ: protein MTPEFVVDIGRQAVETVLLMAAPMLLAALIIGLLISIFQAATQINEQTMTFIPKIVAVLVTLLIFAPWMIKIMLAFTLGIFEGLATVGG from the coding sequence ATGACTCCGGAATTCGTTGTTGACATAGGCCGCCAGGCGGTAGAGACGGTTTTGCTTATGGCCGCCCCCATGCTGCTGGCCGCCCTGATCATCGGTCTGCTCATCAGTATTTTTCAGGCCGCCACGCAGATTAACGAGCAGACCATGACCTTTATCCCCAAAATCGTGGCGGTACTGGTGACCCTGCTTATCTTCGCCCCCTGGATGATCAAAATCATGCTCGCCTTCACGCTGGGCATCTTTGAAGGGCTGGCCACTGTCGGAGGCTGA
- the fliR gene encoding flagellar biosynthetic protein FliR — translation MELPLIPVEQFQSFLICLARVGALIAALPVFSGGQTPMQLRVGLAVMVSLLVYPVVAPYIPAQSFHPVSLAVLVTGETLFGVLVAIIARLIFTAAEFGGTIIGFQMGFAAANVFDPQNQRQIALISQLQNVFAILVFLALDIHHIFLRAIVYSYELLPPGGVDFSGEAVPYLMTLTSGMFVLAVKFSAPILAVLLLSSFVLGILSRVFPQLNVFMISFPVNIGLSLIVMGLTLNVLVSMLGREFNALGDRFMLLFELL, via the coding sequence GTGGAACTGCCGCTCATCCCCGTGGAACAATTTCAGAGCTTTTTGATCTGCCTGGCTCGGGTCGGCGCCCTGATCGCCGCCCTGCCCGTCTTCAGCGGTGGCCAGACTCCCATGCAGCTGCGCGTCGGCCTGGCGGTGATGGTCTCTTTGCTGGTCTACCCTGTCGTCGCTCCCTACATTCCGGCCCAATCTTTTCATCCTGTCAGTCTGGCTGTGCTGGTGACGGGGGAGACCCTTTTCGGCGTCCTTGTGGCCATCATCGCTCGCCTCATCTTCACGGCAGCGGAATTCGGTGGCACCATCATCGGTTTCCAGATGGGGTTTGCCGCCGCCAACGTCTTCGATCCGCAGAACCAGCGGCAGATCGCCCTCATCTCCCAGCTGCAGAACGTCTTCGCCATTCTCGTTTTTCTGGCGCTGGACATTCACCACATTTTTCTGCGGGCCATTGTCTACTCCTATGAACTGCTGCCGCCGGGCGGTGTCGATTTCTCCGGCGAGGCCGTCCCCTACCTGATGACCCTGACCTCGGGGATGTTTGTGCTGGCGGTGAAATTCAGCGCGCCCATCCTGGCCGTGCTGCTGCTCTCCAGTTTTGTGCTGGGGATTCTCTCCAGAGTGTTCCCCCAGCTCAACGTGTTCATGATTTCCTTCCCGGTCAATATCGGCCTCTCGCTTATTGTCATGGGACTGACCCTCAATGTGCTGGTTTCGATGCTGGGACGCGAGTTCAATGCGCTTGGTGACCGTTTCATGCTGCTTTTTGAGCTGCTTTGA
- the flhB gene encoding flagellar biosynthesis protein FlhB: MSEDSGQEKTEQASDKRRQEFREKGQVAQSREVQTAALLTTSLLLWFFYAPLFWGQLSKLVATFWRSAGDFETTPLYVVNLMTATFGKMALMLAPPLILVLVAGFLASYLQIGWLFTGKPLVPDLKKLDPIEGAKKFISKRSLVELVKSLAKVLLVGVIAFRAISAEFEQALYLIDMDVSETVRYVGRVGGLVLLKSSGVLILLAVLDFLFVRWEMEQKMKMSKQEQKEEYKQTEGDPYIKSRIRSIQQQVARKRMMAEVPKADVIITNPTHLSIALAYRRGEMEAPQVVAKGADHVAMRIRDIAREHNVPMVENVPVARALYKVEVGREIPEEMFKAVAEVLAYVYNIKRNKG, translated from the coding sequence ATGTCTGAGGACAGCGGTCAGGAAAAAACAGAACAGGCGTCGGATAAGCGGCGCCAGGAATTTCGTGAAAAAGGGCAGGTAGCCCAGAGCCGTGAAGTGCAGACGGCGGCTCTGTTGACCACCTCGCTGCTGCTCTGGTTCTTTTATGCGCCTCTTTTCTGGGGGCAGCTCTCCAAGCTGGTGGCGACCTTCTGGCGCAGCGCCGGCGATTTCGAAACGACGCCTCTGTATGTTGTCAATTTGATGACAGCCACCTTCGGCAAGATGGCCCTGATGCTGGCGCCGCCCCTCATTCTGGTGCTGGTAGCCGGATTTCTCGCCAGTTACCTGCAAATTGGCTGGCTCTTCACCGGTAAGCCCCTGGTTCCCGATCTCAAGAAGCTCGACCCTATCGAAGGGGCCAAAAAGTTCATTTCCAAACGATCCCTGGTCGAACTTGTCAAATCTTTGGCTAAAGTCCTGCTGGTCGGGGTTATCGCCTTTCGCGCCATCAGCGCCGAATTCGAACAGGCCCTCTATCTTATCGATATGGATGTCAGCGAAACGGTGCGTTACGTAGGGCGGGTCGGCGGTTTGGTCCTGCTCAAGAGCAGCGGTGTCCTTATTTTGCTGGCCGTACTCGATTTTTTGTTCGTGCGCTGGGAAATGGAACAGAAAATGAAGATGTCCAAGCAGGAGCAGAAAGAAGAGTACAAACAGACGGAAGGCGACCCCTACATCAAGTCGCGCATCCGCTCCATTCAGCAGCAGGTCGCCCGCAAGCGCATGATGGCCGAGGTGCCCAAGGCAGACGTCATCATCACCAACCCGACCCACCTCTCCATTGCCCTGGCCTACCGGCGCGGGGAGATGGAGGCGCCGCAGGTGGTGGCCAAGGGCGCCGATCATGTGGCCATGCGCATCCGCGACATTGCTCGCGAGCACAACGTCCCCATGGTGGAAAACGTTCCCGTGGCCCGGGCGCTGTACAAGGTGGAGGTCGGTCGGGAAATCCCCGAAGAGATGTTCAAAGCCGTGGCCGAAGTACTGGCCTATGTCTATAACATAAAGAGGAACAAGGGATGA
- the flhA gene encoding flagellar biosynthesis protein FlhA, which yields MINVSTLRSINFKEMLLRSDIMVALGLVSILLVMIIPLPAILLDIFLSLNITLALLIMIISLYTARALDFGIFPSVLLATTLFRLSLNVASTRLILLNGDQGPTAAGSVIASFGQFVVGGNYVVGIVVFSILVVINFMVITKGAGRVAEVAARFTLDAMPGKQMAIDADLNAGLVDEQEARTRRKEIAMEAEFYGAMDGASKFVRGDAIAGILITLINIGAGFIIGVMQKGMPMLEAAQNYTILTVGDGLVGQVPALIISTAAGILVTRTAGEGDFGSDIKKQFSLHPRAIWVVSGVLLGFALIPGLPFLPFMLLSIALAFLAYGIDKKVKEADRVARLPVEPETRTEEKEDYEEMLAVDLLELEVGYGLIPFVDAAQDGELLARIRSTRKQFAVSMGFIVPPVHIKDNLQLKPNEYRILLKGVSIAGGEMLPGHYLAMNPGLATENLKGVQTVEPAFGLPATWIAEDKKERAQMAGYTVVDCTTVIATHISEIIKRHAHELLGRQEVQNLLDNLAKSYPKLVEELVPNLISLGGFMRILQNLLREQVSIRDLRTILETVADWAPSTQDVDMLTEQVRQALGRQISARYAQDDNVLPLLTLDRSVEETLQKAVQQTDQGAFLNIDPRTAQSILEGLSENLGRFSGTSEPVLLCPPTIRPHVKRLTERYLPSLAVISHNEVAPNLKVRSIGTVKLNAS from the coding sequence ATGATAAACGTAAGCACGCTCCGCTCGATAAACTTCAAAGAGATGCTGCTGCGCAGCGACATCATGGTCGCTCTGGGCTTGGTGTCCATCCTGTTGGTGATGATCATCCCGCTGCCGGCCATCCTCCTCGATATCTTCCTCTCCCTCAATATCACCCTGGCCCTGCTCATCATGATCATCAGCCTCTATACCGCCCGGGCTTTGGATTTCGGTATATTCCCCTCGGTGCTGCTGGCCACCACCCTTTTTCGCCTCTCCCTCAATGTCGCCTCCACCCGGCTTATTCTGCTCAACGGCGACCAGGGACCGACAGCCGCCGGCTCCGTGATCGCCTCCTTCGGCCAGTTTGTCGTCGGCGGCAACTACGTGGTCGGCATTGTTGTCTTCTCCATCCTCGTGGTCATCAACTTCATGGTTATCACCAAGGGGGCCGGGCGCGTGGCCGAGGTCGCCGCCCGCTTCACCCTCGACGCCATGCCCGGCAAGCAGATGGCCATCGACGCCGATCTCAACGCCGGCCTCGTCGATGAACAGGAGGCCCGTACCCGCCGTAAGGAAATCGCCATGGAGGCCGAGTTCTACGGTGCCATGGATGGTGCCAGCAAGTTCGTGCGCGGCGACGCCATCGCCGGTATCCTCATCACCCTGATCAATATCGGCGCCGGCTTCATCATCGGCGTCATGCAGAAGGGCATGCCCATGCTGGAGGCGGCCCAGAACTACACCATCCTCACCGTCGGGGACGGCCTGGTGGGGCAGGTGCCGGCCCTGATCATCTCCACGGCGGCCGGTATTCTGGTCACCCGCACCGCCGGCGAAGGTGACTTCGGCTCGGATATCAAAAAGCAGTTCTCCCTGCACCCCCGCGCCATCTGGGTGGTCTCCGGTGTATTGCTGGGCTTTGCCCTCATTCCGGGATTGCCTTTTCTGCCCTTCATGCTCCTCTCCATCGCCCTGGCCTTTCTGGCCTATGGCATTGACAAAAAGGTCAAGGAAGCCGACCGCGTCGCTCGCCTGCCGGTCGAGCCCGAAACACGCACGGAGGAGAAGGAAGATTATGAGGAGATGTTGGCGGTGGACCTGCTCGAGCTGGAAGTCGGTTACGGTCTGATCCCCTTCGTCGACGCCGCCCAGGATGGCGAACTGCTGGCCCGCATCCGCTCGACCCGCAAGCAGTTTGCTGTGAGCATGGGTTTCATCGTGCCACCGGTGCACATCAAAGACAATCTGCAGCTCAAGCCCAACGAGTACCGCATTCTGCTCAAGGGAGTCTCCATTGCCGGCGGCGAGATGCTTCCTGGCCATTACCTCGCCATGAACCCGGGCTTGGCCACTGAGAATCTCAAAGGGGTGCAGACGGTGGAACCGGCTTTCGGCCTGCCCGCCACCTGGATCGCCGAAGACAAGAAAGAACGGGCGCAGATGGCCGGCTACACGGTGGTCGACTGCACCACAGTCATTGCCACCCATATCAGCGAAATCATAAAAAGACACGCCCACGAGCTGCTTGGCCGGCAAGAGGTACAGAACTTGCTAGATAACCTTGCCAAGAGCTATCCGAAGCTGGTTGAGGAGCTGGTCCCCAACCTGATCAGTCTGGGGGGCTTCATGCGTATCTTGCAGAATTTATTGCGCGAACAGGTTTCCATAAGGGATCTGCGCACCATCCTGGAAACGGTGGCCGACTGGGCACCCTCCACGCAGGATGTCGATATGCTGACGGAGCAGGTGCGACAGGCCCTCGGGCGGCAGATCAGCGCCCGTTATGCCCAGGACGACAATGTGCTGCCGCTGCTCACCCTCGATCGCAGCGTTGAGGAGACCCTGCAGAAAGCGGTACAGCAGACGGACCAGGGGGCATTTCTCAATATCGATCCGCGTACGGCCCAGTCCATCCTCGAAGGCTTGAGTGAGAACCTGGGGCGGTTTAGTGGAACCAGTGAACCCGTGCTTTTGTGTCCGCCAACAATCCGACCGCATGTCAAAAGGTTGACCGAACGCTATCTGCCGTCGCTGGCGGTCATCTCTCACAATGAGGTGGCCCCTAATCTTAAAGTCAGATCCATCGGAACGGTGAAATTGAATGCAAGTTAA